A stretch of the Fusobacterium varium genome encodes the following:
- a CDS encoding putative cystathionine beta-lyase, which yields MFKEFDESLSFETNILEAGAYFRLPTSNPEALPIHLSTAHNVEDLADLQKRYDEKGFCYNRNRNPNRTALIELMNYVEGGEDSLGCSSGMAAISSTVIAHTKAGDHILSDKTLYGETLEIFTKILKKYGVETTFVDFTDLEEVKANIKPTTVILYTETVSNPLIGVPNLKMLADIAHSNNALLVVDNTFMTGALIKPLKFGADLVVNSLTKFANGHSDAVCGAVTGKSELIKKIYELQVLLGTQADPFSSWLIMRGMRTLELRIKKQCENASALAAALEKSPYILKVNHPSLESNPQHLLAHEQFGDCYGGMLSIELPEDLEKMNKFMRTLKLAHYAMTLGGYRSSLAYPVMSSHSDMTREERLAIGITDGLLRISVGIENTQDLINDFTNALEVAYGNK from the coding sequence ATGTTTAAGGAATTTGATGAATCTTTATCTTTTGAAACTAACATTCTGGAAGCTGGTGCATATTTTAGACTGCCTACTTCAAACCCTGAAGCCCTTCCAATACATCTATCTACTGCACATAATGTTGAAGATCTAGCTGATCTGCAAAAAAGATATGATGAAAAAGGATTTTGCTACAACAGAAATAGAAATCCAAACAGAACAGCTCTTATTGAACTAATGAACTATGTTGAAGGAGGAGAAGATTCTCTTGGATGTTCTTCAGGAATGGCTGCTATTTCTTCTACTGTAATAGCTCACACTAAAGCAGGAGATCATATCTTATCTGATAAAACTCTTTATGGTGAAACTTTAGAAATATTTACAAAAATATTAAAAAAATATGGTGTTGAAACTACATTTGTAGATTTTACAGATTTAGAAGAAGTAAAAGCTAATATAAAGCCAACAACTGTTATACTCTACACTGAAACTGTTTCAAATCCATTAATTGGAGTTCCAAATCTAAAAATGTTAGCTGACATTGCCCATTCTAATAATGCTCTATTAGTTGTAGACAATACATTTATGACAGGAGCTTTAATAAAGCCCTTAAAATTTGGAGCAGATCTTGTTGTAAATTCTCTTACTAAATTTGCAAATGGACATAGTGATGCTGTATGTGGGGCTGTTACTGGTAAATCTGAACTTATAAAAAAAATATATGAATTGCAAGTTCTCCTTGGAACTCAAGCAGATCCTTTCTCAAGCTGGCTTATAATGCGTGGAATGAGAACTCTTGAGTTAAGAATAAAAAAACAATGTGAAAATGCTTCTGCTCTTGCAGCTGCTCTTGAAAAATCACCTTATATTCTTAAAGTGAATCATCCAAGTCTTGAGAGTAATCCTCAACATCTTTTAGCTCATGAACAATTCGGAGATTGCTATGGAGGTATGTTGAGTATTGAACTTCCTGAAGATTTAGAAAAAATGAATAAATTTATGAGAACTTTAAAACTTGCTCATTATGCTATGACACTTGGAGGATATAGATCATCACTTGCTTATCCTGTTATGAGCTCACATAGTGACATGACTAGGGAAGAAAGACTTGCTATTGGAATTACTGATGGTCTGCTAAGAATATCAGTAGGAATAGAGAATACACAAGATTTAATTAATGATTTTACAAATGCTCTTGAGGTAGCTTATGGAAATAAATAA
- the mccB gene encoding cystathionine gamma-synthase has translation MERKCSEATELLYRGRKVKGMDFNKPEAFPLFTTTAFTMNSLTEVKEAYEKRYTYIRTCNPNRDALADMVTFLEAGEKSLIFSSGMGAITTTLMTLLKPGDHVICNRNIYGETFDVFTKLMPKFGINADLVDFDDIENCKKALKPETKLIYSEVFANPTLNIADIPALAEIAHKNGALLMIDNTFSSPIAIKPIKFGADIVINSMTKFMNGHSDAIAGSITSTEEIIDAIHPVRMLCGTPGDPHAAHAMMKSFATMDLRIKKQMASAAKLAKALEENKYVSKVNHPSLKSFKHHDLALELFGSNETMSGMISFIVPEDSEKIDKFMLKLNFAHYAMTLGGIRTTLVHPVTSSHSHMPDEARRAMGITPGLFRLSVGIEDVDDLIADFTQALEVFGE, from the coding sequence ATGGAAAGAAAATGTTCAGAAGCTACAGAATTACTTTACAGAGGAAGGAAAGTAAAAGGGATGGATTTTAATAAGCCAGAGGCATTTCCACTGTTTACAACAACAGCATTTACAATGAATAGTTTAACAGAAGTAAAAGAAGCATATGAAAAAAGATATACATATATAAGAACATGTAATCCTAACAGAGATGCCCTTGCTGATATGGTAACATTTCTTGAAGCAGGAGAAAAATCATTAATATTTTCATCAGGAATGGGAGCAATTACTACTACTTTAATGACATTATTAAAACCTGGAGATCATGTAATATGTAATAGAAATATATATGGAGAAACATTTGATGTATTTACAAAATTAATGCCAAAATTTGGTATTAATGCTGATTTAGTTGATTTTGATGATATAGAAAACTGTAAAAAAGCTCTAAAACCTGAAACAAAACTAATATATTCAGAAGTTTTTGCTAATCCTACATTAAATATAGCAGATATTCCAGCTCTGGCAGAAATAGCTCATAAAAATGGAGCGTTGTTGATGATTGATAATACATTTTCATCTCCAATAGCAATAAAACCTATAAAATTTGGTGCAGATATAGTTATTAATAGTATGACAAAATTTATGAATGGACATAGTGATGCTATTGCTGGTTCAATTACTTCGACAGAAGAGATTATAGATGCAATTCACCCAGTAAGAATGCTTTGTGGAACACCAGGTGATCCTCATGCAGCACATGCAATGATGAAAAGCTTTGCAACAATGGATCTTCGTATAAAAAAACAAATGGCAAGTGCGGCTAAATTAGCAAAAGCATTAGAAGAAAATAAATATGTATCTAAAGTAAATCATCCAAGTCTTAAAAGTTTTAAACATCATGACTTAGCCCTTGAATTATTTGGTTCGAACGAAACAATGAGTGGAATGATAAGTTTTATTGTTCCAGAAGATTCAGAGAAAATAGATAAATTTATGTTGAAACTAAATTTTGCACATTATGCAATGACTTTAGGGGGAATACGTACTACTCTTGTTCATCCAGTAACAAGTTCTCATAGTCATATGCCAGATGAAGCAAGAAGAGCTATGGGAATTACTCCAGGTTTATTCAGACTTTCTGTAGGTATAGAAGATGTAGATGATTTGATTGCAGACTTTACTCAAGCCCTTGAAGTATTTGGAGAATAG
- a CDS encoding membrane protein: MKKISYLLVIFAAFLWGGIGLFSKTAGNMGFTSIDICFIRSVFSVIILGIFFFIKDRSIFKLKSIKDLKYFIGTGIISFSLYNWSYIAAIKETSMGVAAILLYTAPSIIMILSVILFNEKITKVKLAALIITFLGCMMVTGIFEGGNIISVRGFIYGILSGIGYGLYSIFGKYALRKYSPVTVVFYTFLMSGLLFSILGSPFVIIEKINSTRSWIFVTVFAAFSAAVPYILYTKGLSGIEASKASILANIEPVVAALIGIVIFSEGAGMLKLFGIFLVIVAVCMINLSESFEKK, translated from the coding sequence ATGAAAAAAATATCATATTTATTAGTTATTTTTGCTGCATTTTTATGGGGAGGAATAGGGCTTTTTTCAAAAACAGCAGGAAATATGGGATTTACATCTATTGATATATGCTTTATACGTTCTGTATTTTCAGTAATTATTCTTGGCATTTTCTTTTTTATAAAAGATAGAAGTATTTTTAAGCTCAAAAGTATAAAAGACTTAAAATATTTTATAGGGACAGGAATAATAAGTTTTTCCTTGTATAACTGGAGTTATATTGCAGCAATAAAGGAAACATCAATGGGGGTTGCCGCTATTCTTTTATATACAGCTCCATCTATTATAATGATACTTTCAGTAATACTTTTTAATGAAAAAATTACAAAAGTTAAACTTGCAGCTCTCATAATAACATTTTTAGGGTGCATGATGGTTACAGGAATATTTGAGGGAGGAAATATAATCTCTGTCAGAGGATTTATTTATGGAATACTTTCAGGTATAGGATATGGACTCTACAGTATTTTTGGAAAATATGCTCTTAGAAAATACTCTCCAGTTACAGTAGTGTTTTACACATTTTTAATGTCTGGTCTTTTATTTAGTATTTTAGGATCTCCATTTGTGATAATTGAAAAAATAAATAGTACAAGATCTTGGATTTTTGTTACAGTATTTGCTGCTTTTTCAGCAGCAGTTCCATATATATTATATACTAAAGGTCTTTCAGGAATAGAAGCAAGCAAGGCTTCTATACTTGCCAATATAGAACCCGTTGTAGCAGCATTAATAGGAATAGTTATTTTTTCAGAAGGAGCAGGGATGTTAAAGTTATTTGGAATATTCTTAGTAATCGTGGCTGTATGTATGATAAATTTAAGTGAGAGTTTTGAGAAAAAATAA
- a CDS encoding multidrug ABC transporter, with translation MKELYSIGEVAEIMGVSVQTLRHYNNINLLAPKYINPSTGYRYYSVDQFHLIDRIKYLQKFNLSLEEIREILAENNINTLVQYLDKCKKSLEEEISKLKDTIDDIQWYKDYFTYIGEGSIDDHSYSLHLEKRYMVAAKVIKNEPKEDFHIRLNEIRNSNECKHLKYMRQFSYILDYEALINGELKPHYLGMFIKEAPNIKSENIIEIPEGNYLCFKARILSDGWNPYFTKLFFQGKKKPSIVLANEYENSLYEYSRSVYEVQILIPQE, from the coding sequence GAAATAATGGGAGTCTCTGTGCAAACATTAAGGCATTATAATAATATTAATTTACTTGCTCCAAAGTATATTAATCCTTCTACAGGATATCGTTATTACTCTGTTGATCAGTTTCATCTTATTGATAGAATAAAATATCTTCAAAAATTCAATTTAAGTCTTGAAGAAATAAGAGAAATTCTAGCTGAAAACAATATCAATACTCTTGTTCAATATTTAGACAAATGTAAAAAATCTCTTGAGGAAGAAATCAGTAAATTAAAAGACACCATTGATGACATTCAATGGTATAAAGACTATTTTACTTATATAGGTGAAGGAAGTATAGATGACCATTCTTATAGTCTTCATCTTGAGAAAAGATATATGGTTGCTGCAAAAGTTATAAAAAATGAGCCAAAAGAAGATTTTCACATCAGGCTTAATGAAATAAGGAATAGTAATGAATGCAAACATCTTAAATACATGAGACAATTTTCATATATTCTTGATTATGAGGCCTTAATAAATGGTGAATTAAAACCACATTATCTTGGAATGTTTATCAAAGAAGCTCCAAATATTAAATCAGAAAATATTATTGAAATTCCAGAAGGGAACTATTTATGTTTTAAGGCAAGAATTTTGAGTGATGGATGGAATCCATATTTTACAAAACTATTTTTTCAAGGAAAAAAGAAGCCATCAATAGTTCTTGCAAATGAATATGAGAATAGCCTTTATGAATATTCTAGATCTGTTTATGAAGTTCAAATTTTAATCCCACAGGAATAA